In the Halorussus salinus genome, CGGAAGGGGAACGACGCGGGCGCGAACCGCTCCTCGAACTCGCTCACGGGCGGGGTGTCGTGGGCGTCGAAGGACTTGGGCACGTCGTGGTTGCCCGGCACGGCGACGAACGGCGCGTCGAGGTCCGCCAGCACGTCGGCGGCGGCGTCGAAGTCCTCGGGGCGACCGTCCTCGGTCAGGTCGCCCGCGAGGAGAACGCCGTCCACTCCTCGGTCGTTCGCGTCGGCGACGGCCGCTCGGAGGCGGGCCTCGGTCCGGTGGAAGACCTTCCACGTCCCTTCCTTCGCGGTCGAGAGGTGCGGGTCGGAGAACACCGCGAGCGTGGTGCGGTCCTGCGCGCGCGGCGCGGCGAACCGCGCGAGCGTGGTCGGCGTCGCGCGGGCGCTCAGGTCGGCCCACTCGGCGTCGCTCTGGTCGGTGTCTGTCGGTTCGACTGAGGCGGGTCGGCGTTTCTGGACCCCACTTCCCTCTGTCATTACGTCGGAGTACCGGCCTGAGACTCATAAACGTAGCGCAGAAAGTATATATTTAACACCCTAAACTATATAGATTGGGCGGCGGGCGAGCGTTCTTTCGACCGACGCGCGGGAGGCCGAAACCGAACTCCAGCGGACGGCGACGAACGACGAAAGCAATCGAGAGTCACTTCTACGAAACTATCGTTGCCGGAGACGGCGGCGCGGCCACAAACAGAAGCTACAAGACGCCTCCGGTCACTGTTCACGGCGAATGCTCGACGAGTTGCTCGGGCGCGCGGAGTTGAAAGACCGCATCGCCGACCTCGAAGACGACAAGCGCCACCTCGAACGCCAGTTGGAGGCCGAACAGGAACGTCGCTCCGAAGCCGCGACCGCGCGTCAGGAGGCCGAACAGCGCGTCAACCGACTGGAAGACCGCATCGCCGAGTTGGAGGACAGAGTCGAGCGCACCGAGTCCGACGACCCGGACCTCGACTTCCGAGGAGTCGAGACAGTCCGAGGAGACCGCCTCGGGGAACTCCTCGCGCGCCTCGACTCCGTCGAGACCGACGCCGAGGGCGCGCTGACCGCGATGGTCGGCGACGGTGACCGGGGACTGCCCACGGCAGTCGAGGAGGCCTTCGGCGACCACGCCTCGCTGGTCGGGCGGGCGCGGCCCTGCCTCGCGGTCACCGACGACGCCGGGCTGGTGAGCGCGGCGCTGGTCCCGCCGGTCGCGCCCGACCCCTTCGCCGAGTGGGGCGAGGAGTTCCGAATCGACCGCGAGTGGTTCCTCCCGACCGGTCAGTTCGCGCTGGCGCTGGTCCGCTCGGACGTGTTCGCGGTCGGCACCTACGAGGGCCGCGAGCGCGTCGAGTTCTCGGGCTTCGAGAGCGACGTGAAGAGCGACCACTCGAAGGGCGGGTTCTCGCAGGGTCGGTTCGAGCGTCGCCGCGACGCCCAAATCGACGAGCATCTGGAGAAGTGCGAGGAGGCCATCGAGGCGGCGCTGGCCGAGTCGTCGGCCGACCGCCTGTTCGTCGTCGGCCAGCGCACCCTCCTCGGCGAGTTCGAGGAGCGCGCGGACGCGACGAGCGCGGTGGACGCCACCGGGAAACCGGACGAGGCGCTGGCCGACGCCTTCCACGAGTTCTGGACGACGCGACTCTACCGCATCTGAGTCGCGGGCCGACCGACCCGCTACGCGGCGTCGCTCCCCGCTCCGGGTCGCTCGGCGTGGCGCGCGGCGAGTCGGCGCTCGCGGTCGGCGTCGGTCTCGGCGGCCTCCTCGGTCGAGACGGTCCGGTCGGATTGAATCCACGCGTCGGTTCGGTTCCGGTCGTAGACGACGACGGTGGACTCGTCGAGGTCGAGGCGGGCGTATCTTCCGTCGGACGGGGCGTGTGCGTCGGCGTCTGGCGTAACTTCGTCGTTCATCGGTGGGTCGGGTTCGGTCTGTCGGCGAGTCAGGTTCGGTCTGTCGGCGAGTCAGGTTCGGTCTGTCGCTGGGTCAGTTCGTTGGTGGGTTGGGTCGGTCGTCGGTCGGAACGAGCTATCTGCAACTCGATACCGACCGTTCGTCTACGTCTTCGCTACTTTCGTTATCATACACTGTTTTCGAGCCTAAATAACTTCATTCTGTAGCGTTTCTTGTCTTCTTATTCGACGCTCGCTTTCCTCGTGTTCTGTGCCAACTATTAGCAATCAAATAAAGGTTTCGTACGAACAGTTGATTCGAAAGGATACCGTTCGAGTCGGTCGTATCGTATCCGACGACGGGCGGCGTTGCTCCGTCGGAGGCCAGTCGGGACGCGGTGCGGCGGCGCGACGACGCGAGGATGCGCGGCGGTTCCCGTCAGATACCGGTCGGCGGAAACCCCCGCGCCTCCCGGAACGCGCCCTGCACGACCTCCGAGAGCGCCGGGTGGACGTGGACGGTCTCGGCGATGCGGTCGGCGTCCGCTCCCGCGGCGACTCCCGTGGCGACTTCGTGGATCAGCATCGAGGCGTGGGGACCGACGACGTGGAAGCCAAGCACCTCCCCGTCGGGGGCCGCGATGGCCTTGGCGAAGCCGTCGGTTTCGAGCGCCGACCCGAGCGCGGTCCGGTCGTACGCGAAGATGCCGACCGAGTAGTCGCCGTCGAGTTCGTCTTCGGTCTTCCCGAGGCTCCCGACCTGCGGCGACCCGAAGATGGCGTGAGCCATGCCGGGGTACTCGACCGCCGCGCGCTCGCCCCGGACCGCGTTCCGGACCGCGTACTCGGCTTCCTTGTCGCCGGAGTGTTTGAACATGTAGTTGCCCGCTACGTCGCCGATTGCCCACACCCCGTCGGCCGACGTTTCGAGGTACTCGTTCGTCTCCACGAACCCCTCCTCGTCGGTGTCGATGCCCGCCGCCTCGACGTTCCACGCGTCGGCGTTCGGGCGGCGGCCCGTCGCCAACAGTATCTCGTCTCCTCGGACCGTTATTTCGTCGCCCTCCTCGGACTCCGCGCGGACGACTTTCTCGCCATCGTCGTGACCACTGGCGTCGCGGCTCTCGTCGCTCCCGTCGCCCTCGCCTCTATCGCGCCCGTTCGGAGCGTCTTCGGCCAGTTCCGTCACCTCGTAACCGGTGTGGACCTCGTGGCGCTCGGCGTAGGCGTCGGTCAGGTGGCGGGCGATTTCGGGGTCCTCGCGGTCTACCAACCGGTCGGCGTGTCCGACGACGGTCACCTCGGCCCCCATCGCGTCGAAGAAGTGACTCATCTCGGCCGCGATGTAGCCGCCGCCGACCACGACGAGGCTGTCCGGGCGCTCCCGGAGCCGGAGCGCGTCGGCGCTCGTCAGGAACGCCACCTCGTCGGTCCCCTCGATGGAGTCCGGTATCACGGGTCGGGAGCCGCCAGCGAGGACGATTCGCTCGCTTGTGAGTTCCACCGGACCGCCGCCAGCGCCTTCGCTCTCGGCTGTCGAGTCCACTTCGACCGTCCGCTCGCCGACGAACCGACCCTCGGTCCGGTAGAAGGTAATCCGGTCGCTCTCGCGGGCGGTCTCCGCCTTCGACTCCGCTTCGGCGGTTATCTTGCCTATCACCTCGTCTACGATGTCGGCGAAGCGTATCTCCTCGACGCTGGCTTCGACGCCGAGCGCGTCGGCCTGCTGGACGGTCCGAACCACGTCGGCTCGGTGAACCAGCTTCTTCGAGGGGTTACAGCCCCGATTCAGGCAGGTTCCACCGAGCCTGTCGCGCTCGACCAGCGCCACGTCCAGTCCCTCGTCGGCCGCGGCCGACGCCACGACGTTCCCGGTTCCCCCGCCGAGGACGATGATGTCGAACTCGGGCATCGAACCGGGAGACGGCCGCGAGCGCAAAGAAACTCACCGCCGTTCGCGCTATCGCGTCGCTTCGTGGAAAATTAGCCTACTCGTCGTCGGCTTCGACCGACGGCCCGTCGGTTGGGACCGACACCCCGACTCGGCGCGTGAGCGCGCCGACGCAGGCCGCGGCGACCGTGACGTGCATGACCATCAGGACGACGACGCCAGCCACCGTCGCCGCGGGGTCCGCCGACAGCAGGACGAGGTCGGGAACGAACGAGAGTACGAGGAGGACGGCGGCCAGCAGCGTGAAGTGGCGGTCCGGCGTCTCGGAGACCCGCGACAGCACCCAGTACGCCGCGACCGCGCCGACCGCGCCGCCGACGGTCAGAAACATGACCGGCGGCCACGCGAGCGCGCGAAAGCCCGGTGCCACGTCGAGCGCGAGCGCGCCGGTCAGGACCGCGGCGTTCGCCAGCACCGACAGCGTGACCGCGAGGACTCCTCGTCGGACGAGCGGTCGGGCGTCGGGTCGGATCGTCTCGGTTACTGTAGCCATACGCTCCTCTACGACGAGCGAGGATATAGCTTCGACTGCCGAGGAGTGCGTTCTCCGAAGGTCCAACTGTCGAGACTGGAACTGACGACGGAGAAAAGCGAGTTCGGGTAGTTACCCGCCGAACATCTCGCGCATCATCGGATGCATCTCCATCAGTTGCTCTTCGGCGATCTCCTCGTAGAGCTTGTAGGTGATGGAGACTGTCAGCAGTAGGCCAGTCCCGGAAACGTCACCGATAGTGCCGAGCATGTTCGCCAGCACGGCGAGCAGGCCGACGAGCGCACCGCCGATGACTGTCACCTGCGGGATGTACCGCTCCATGACCTTCTCGATGACGCCGGTGTTCTGGCGGAAGCCGGGAATCTGCATCCCGGAGTTCTGAATCTGCTTGGCGGTCGCCTCCGGTCCCATGTCGGTGGTCTCCACCCAGAAGATGGCGAAGATGGCACCGCCGATGACCATGAACGTGAGGTCGATGAGGACCCGGATGATGATTTGCCACGGCTCTTGGCCGACCGTCCCGGTCCACCACATCCACTGCCCGCGCGACTGAATCGGCGCGAGGTAGTAGAACAGGCCGCCCGTCGGCGCGCCGCCGGAGTAGGTACCGAGCCAGTTGGGCATCCCGCTCGCGCCGAGTTGGCTGTAGAGGATGCGACCGAGGAACTGGAGGTTGGCCTGTAGCGCCCGGACGAGAATCATCGGCAGGACGCTGGCGTAGATGAGCTTCACAGGGAACCGACCGCGAGCGCCCTTGACGCGGGCGTGACTCAGCGGAATCTCGACCCGGACGCTCTCGGCGTACACGACGACCGCGAAGATGAGGACCGTCGTGACGAGCGCGAGGAGTCCGCCGCCGCCGAGAACGAGGTACTGAATTCCGTTTCCGGTGAGTAGCGACGGGGCGTCCGCGTTCCCGGTAATCAGCCCTATCCACGTCGGGACGAGGCCGGTCTGACCGGGGAGGCCCGGCCACGCGAACAGGCCGCCCAGTAGCTTCTGGCTCACGCCAGCGATGATGAACAGCCCGATACCGGAGCCGACGCCCCACTTGCTGATGATCTCGTCCATGAACAGGACGAGGATGCCACCGACCGCGATTTGGGCGAAGATGAGCCACTTGACGCCCATCTGGCCGAACGGCAGGCTACCGGCGACCTGCGGGTCCACCTGTAGGAAACCGCCAGCGAACACCATCGGCAGGCCGGTCAGGAAGATCATCACGACCACCAGCAGCTTCTGGAGGCCCTGATAGAGGACCTGATCGCGGGGGTCGTCGGTGTCGAGTCCCAGCAAGTCGGCACCGCCGAGCAGTTGGAGGACGATGCTCGCGGTGACGATCGGACCGATACCGAGTTGTAGTACTGTCCCTTGTCCGCCCGCCAGAATCGAGCGGAACTGGCCGAAGGCGTCTTGGCCTCCGATGTTGACCCCGTACAGGTAGACGTTCGTGAGGAAGAAATACAGAACCAACACGCCCGCGGTCCACCCAAGCTTGCGCTTGAACGGAACGTGGCCGTCCGGACGCCTCACGGAGGGCATCCGAGTGAGTACTGGTTCTGCCGCTTCTTTCCAACTCATGTATCTTGATACACCTGATGGGGGCTTGTATGTGCTTCGCTTTGAACTACGGTTCGAGTGGCACGAGATCTCACGATTCGGAGACGATTACGGGGAGACGGTGAGCGAACCGATGCGAGTGCTTTTCCCCGCGTCGATTCCTAGGCGCTCACATGAGCGACGACATCTGGCGCGCGGACGACCCGTCCGACGACGGTCGGACGGCGACCGAGGAGGGCGCGAACACCGACTCGACGCGCGACTCCGAGGGGGACGCCCCCAGCGGGGAGTCCGGCCGCTCCGGCGCGGAGACCGACCACCCCGCGACCGCCGACGAGAGCGACGACGAGAAGGAGTATCGCGTCCTCGCTACGCCGATGGACGGCGGCCTCCGACTCCTCGACCGACAGACCTTCGAGCCGGTCGTCACCGCCGACGAGGGCCACGACGCGCCGGTCGGGGACCTGCGCCCCGGCTACCTCGTGGACGCGGACCTCGACTGGTCGAGTCCCGACCCGACGGTCCGGTCGGTGTCGGTCCGCCGCCCGACGCTGTACGTCTTCGCCGACGGGGCCGACCCGATATTCGAGGCGGCCCGCGAGACGTGGACCGACGCGCGCGCCGCGGGCGACTCGATGGACAGCCGGGTCACGCGCAACACCGACAACGAGGTCAACGGCGTCCTCTACGTCTTCGCCGAGGACCCGACGAACGGCACGTTCGAGTCGTTCCGCGACGGGACGCGACCCGTCGAACCGCTCGTGGACCGAGTGAACGAAGGAGAGGAGGCGGCTCCGCGAGAGGTGTTCGTCCTCCGGCCGGAAGACGGCGAGTTCGTCGTCGTCACCATCGCGCTCGCCAAGGGCGGGCAGTTCGCCGACATGCTCCGGGAGACGTACGACCGGCCGCGGCCGCCGGAACCGCTCTCCTGACGCCGTGGACTGCTCTGGCGACGCCGTGACTCGTCGTCTCCTGCTCGCACGCGTCGGTCGTCAGTCGCTCCCGAGGAGAACCGCCCCGAGAATCCGGCGCTCGCCGCGGCGCAGTATCTCGCTTGCGGTGGACTTGTCGATGTCCAACGTCTCCGCGAGGTCCGCGAGCGTACACTCGCGGGGCACCTCGAAGTAGCCCTCGCGGAGCGCGGCGTCGAGACACTCCCGCTGGCGGTCGGTCAAGAGGTCGCCGTGGCCCGTCAGTCCGCCCTCGCGGTCGGCCCGCCCGTCCGTCTCGCCCGTTTCGACCACCGACAGGAGGTCGTAGTCGAACGAACTCTCGTCCAGCGCGGTGCCGACCGCCTCGAACCGCTCGCGGGTCGCGGTCAGGTCGAACTCGAAGCGCCCGTCGGTGACGACGACCGGGAACTCCGGCGGGAGCGACGACCGGGCCAGAAAGTCGTAGAGTCGCTGGTCGGTCGCTTCGTACCGGGCGAGCGTGCGCTCGTCGTCGGCGTACAGCAGGTCGTACGCGACCACGTCGGGGGCGGACCGAATCGCCTCGCTCGCCGACGCCGCCTCGTCGCCGACGATTTCGCCCAGTTCCATCGCGCGGTCCTCGACCGGAATGCCGGTGAGCAGTCGGAACGTCGCGTCCGGGAACGACCGCGAGACCGTCGAAATCCAGAACTCCTCGGGGAGCGCCATCCGGAACCGCGCTCGAATCACGGCCGCTCCTCGCTCGCCGTGGCTTCATTCGCTCGCGTTATCCCCAACATGTTGGTACAAGCTCTATCGACCAGCGCCATAAATTCCCGCGTATGACCGATTCGTCTCGCGGGACGCTCGACGACGGCCGAATCCGTCCCGAGCGAACGACTGCGGAGATGGACGGGGAGTTCGTCGTGTTCGTCATCGGGATGCGACTCAACCGACTCTGGAAGGTTCACGAGTGGCTCCCGGTGGCGGCCGCGATGCCCCGGATGCTCCGGGAACTCGACGCCGACCCCGACTCCGGTCTCCTGCACCACGAGAGCCTGCTGGGGTGGCGACTCCTCGTCTCGATTCAGTACTGGGACTCCTTCGAGGAGCTTCGAGCCTACGCGCGGGACCTCGACAGCGAACACGTCCCGGCGTGGGCGTCGTACAACGAGTCGAACGCCGGAACCGGCGACGTGGGCATCTTCCACGAGACGTACGTGGTCGAGGCCGACGACCACGAGAGCGTCTACAACAACATGCCCCGGTTCGGTCTCGGGGCGGCCGGACGGCTCCGCCGGGCCGACGGCGAGGTCGAAACCGCGGGCAAGCGACTCGGGGTGGCCGACGACGACCTGCTGGTCGGCGACGACGGGCGCGTCGAGCGCGACCGATAGCCGTCGCTCTCGGCGGCCCTCCTCGGCGGTAAGGCGGACGAGATACGCGAACGGGAGAGACGCGCCGGGCGACGAGCCTCAGGCGCTACAGATGCGGTGGAGGTCGTCGAGACACTCGATGTCCCACGTCGGCCAGACGTTCAACTCCCAGTTCGTGCGGTGGGGTCGCCGGATGAACGCCGAGTCGATGCCCGCGTTCTCGGCGGCCCGGATGTCGGACTCGTTGTCGCCGACGAACAGCGCCGAGTCGGCGTCCAAGTCCGCCAGCGCGCGGTCGATGTAGTGGGAGTTCGGTTTGCGCCGGTCGAGGCTCTCGATTGTCGCCTCGCGGCCGTACGCGGTGTCGAACATGTGGCCGACCTCGAAGTGGTCGATGAGGAAGTCCACCGTCTCCTGCTGGTTCGAGGAGACGATACCCATCGAGGCGTCCAAGTCGGCGAGGGTGTGAATGTCTTCGTAGGGCGTCTTGCGCCCCTCGCGGGCCTCCATCTGTTGGGCGCGCGAGGAGGTACTGTCGAGGGCTTTCCAGAACGTCGTCGGCGTGAGACCGTACTCGGTGCAGATCTCGTCCACACGGCTGGGAGTCGCCCCAACTGTCATGTCGTCCACGTGGTCGGGGTCCGGGTCGGTCACGTCGAACTTCTCGAACGTCTTCAGGGTCGCGTCCCTGAGAACGTCGAAGCTCGTGCGACCGACGAGGACACCGTCGTTGTCGAAGACGACGGTATCGTACGTCATAGTCCGTATTGAAGAGGGGGCCTGATAAGCGTTTCACTCGGGCGGCTCCCTACCGTCGGCTCGCGGACGGGGAGTGGCCAAAAGAACGAAAACGAAAATCCGCGTGGAAAACTGCGACTACTCGTCGTCGGCGTCGTCTGCGTCCTGCTCTTCGTCGGCTTCCTCGGCGCGGTCGCTGAGGAGGGCGTCGCCGCCTTCCTCCTCGATGAGTTCGACCGCGCTCGCGGAGAAGGCGTCGGCGGTGACTTCGAGCTGGTTGCGGACCTGTCCGTCGCCCAGCACCTTCACGGCGTCGGCGTCCCAGCCGTCCTCGACCACGTCGCGGGCGTCGAGGCGGTAGCCGAAGTCGGTCTCCTCGGCGTCGCCGTCGGCGGCCAGCAGGGCCGCGTCCTCGTCCAACTTCTGGACGGTGACGGTCAGAACCTCGTCTTTGACCTTGTCCGGCCGGGAGAAGCCGTGCTTGCCGAGCGGTTCGTAGTTGTGGAACTCGTGTTTGGCGCGACCCGCGCGTCCGCGTCCGCCGCGGTGACCGGCACCGCGCCGATTCTTGTGACTACCGCCGCCGTGCGTGCGGGAGCCGCGCTGTCGTCGTTTCTTGTCCGTCATGGTTATCGCATCGCCTTCAGGAGCGAGTCGATTTGGTCGGTGTCGTGCTTGCCGAGCTGCCCGCCCTCCTTGGTCGGGTGCTTGATGCCGTCGTGACCGCCCCGCGGCGGGTGCAGCCGGAGGACCGGGGAGAGACCCTGCTCGCGCAGCGTCGTCTCCTCGTCCAGCAGCGCACTCGCGAGGTCGCTCACGTCGTCGTAGTCGGTCTCGTCGGCGACCCACTCGTCGTCGATTTGGGCGTCGCCCTCCTCGGGTTCGGCGCGCTTTTCGAGGACGGTCTCCAGCACGTCTTGGCTGGGCTCGCCGTACGCGGTGTAGTCGTTGACCTTCGAGACCATGCCGCGGTAGGCGTCGGTGTCCGGGACGAGCGTGCAGTGGTTGACGCGGTGCAGGTTCAGCATCTCCAGCGTGTCCTGCGTCGAGCCGGTCATGTCTACCTCGCCGCGAATCTGAACGACTGCCTTCATCACTCGGCCACCTCCTCGCTGTAGTCGGTGCGGCCGCGCGGGCCGCGGGATTCGGCGGCGTTCTCCAAGGCGTTGTAGGTCGCCTTCGCGAGGTTGAGCGTCGTCCGGGTGTTGCCGTGGCTCTTGGTCCACGCGTTCTCGACGCCGCCCAGTTCGAGAATCTTACGGACGGTGTCGGTCGCGGCGAGACCGAGGCCGGTCGGGGCCGGAATCAGTTCGACCTCGACGCTGCCAGCCTTACCTTTCGTCCGGCGTGCCAGCGAGTGGGGTCGTTCGCTTCGGTCCTCCCACGACCCCGCGCCGCGGTTGACCTGAATCATGTTCAGCTTCGCGATGTCGATGGCCTTCTGGATGGCACCGCCGACCTGATCGTCGCGGCCTTCGGCGTAGCCGACGTAGCCGTCGCGGTTGCCGATGGCGACGACACAGCGGAACTTCACGCGGCGACCGGAGTCGGTCATGCGCTGGACCATGTTGATGTCCAGCACCTCGTCCTCCAGTCCCGGCAGGAGCTGGTCGACCAGTTCCGGCTCCTTCAGCGGGAGTCCGGAGTTGAGGGCGTCCTCCATCGTGTCGATGTCGCCCTCGGCGACTTTTCGGCCGAGACGGGTCTGGGGTTCCCAGCCGTCGTGGTTAGCACACATACGTTAGTCCTCCATAAGCGTCTCTCGCACTTCGTCGAAGTGCTCGGGTAGTTCGGTGGCGTCGAAGTCCCCGCTGTACAGCGGTTCGTCCAACTGCTCGGCGTACTCGGCGATGTGCTCGCCGCGGTTGCGCGGCCAGTCGGCCAGCACGCTGTCGTTGTGAGGGATTTCGAGGCCAGCGTCGATTGCGCCTTCCTGTACTGCGAACACTTTGCCGCCGGGGGTCGCGGTGTTGAGCCCGATGTCGAGGACGGCCTCCTCGTATCCGGCGTCGAGTGCGCGCTTTCCGGCCAGCAGCCCCGTCAAGTACGCGCTGGGGAGGTTGCCCGTGGGGGCTTCCCAGCCGTACTCTTCGAGGTCGCCGGAGTACGCACTCACGACCGTCTCGTCGCCGTCGGGACCCATCGTGACCAGCTGCGCCCTGACGTGCTTGTTGCTCTTGCGAGCGACCAGCCGGGGCTTGCCCGATTTCAGCAGGCGCAACCTTTGATGGTAGTCAGTCCGGACCTCGCGGCGACGGCGCATCGGCACCGTGTATCGTGGTCCTGTTGCCATTGTTAGTAGTTACTCTCGATGTAGTTGAGCAGGTACTGGACGCTGCGGAACTCCCCGCCCTTGGCTTTGTCGTACAGGTCGCGGTACTGCGACTGCGTGATTTCGCCTTCGGCGCGGAGTTCGCGGAGCTTCGTTCGCTGCGCGCGGATCGTCTGCTGCCACTGTTCTTTCTGCTGCTGGCGACCGCCGGACTTCCCTTTGCGGGTGCCAGCGCCGGTCTGGTGACCGTAGTCGCGTTTGGCCTTGCGCTTGCGGGCGCGGCCACGCGAGTTGCCCTTCGTGTCTTTCGCTTTGATGGACCCCTCGTCGACGAGTTCGCGGATGTCTTCGCGGGTAATCGCCTCCGCGATGGCTCCCTGCGCTTCGGGGTCGAACCAGACGCGGTTCTCGCCCACGTCGAGAACGTCCGAGGCGAGTCGCTTCTGTGCGCTCAGGTCGCTCATTGGTCAACCTCCACTTCGACGTAGGTCGGGTTCAGGACGCGGATGCCCTGTTCTTCTGCCTGTTCTTCGATGCGCTCGCGCTTGCGAGCGCCGACCTTCGAGGCGATGCGGACCGCTTCCGTGTCGCCGTCGACGCCTTCGAGGTCGTCGGTGTTGTGGACGTGGACCTCCTCGAAGCCGCTCGGGTGCTTGCCGCGCACCTCGGTCGGCGTCCGGAAGCCAGCCTGCACCGTGTCGCCTTTGCCCTTGATGCCGCGGCGCTGCTTGCTGAGCTTGCCGCGCGGGCGTCGCCACGAGGTCGGCGTCCGCTTCTTCTTGTGGTAATCCTGCCGGTTGAACTGCGGCTTGCCGACGCGCTT is a window encoding:
- a CDS encoding 50S ribosomal protein L32e; protein product: MADEEDEPQSLEDVSGVGPSKADALREAGFESVQDVKAASQDDLAEVEGIGNALAARIKADVGGLEVEEETEAEIEEDEPEESEAETDEEVETELQPRGLVEKTPDLSEREEELLTQRKRVGKPQFNRQDYHKKKRTPTSWRRPRGKLSKQRRGIKGKGDTVQAGFRTPTEVRGKHPSGFEEVHVHNTDDLEGVDGDTEAVRIASKVGARKRERIEEQAEEQGIRVLNPTYVEVEVDQ